The following are encoded together in the Drosophila biarmipes strain raj3 chromosome 3L, RU_DBia_V1.1, whole genome shotgun sequence genome:
- the LOC108028465 gene encoding uncharacterized protein LOC108028465 isoform X2, producing the protein MTLKWRQKYKSRKRPKKLKQRIIATNTAPATAAATATATTPTHKATKATSRLRDTRCELRRHRKWLPNERHRSVTKMQLKVATNPTQCRAIKATGTPETSTMTSSCSNHCQSQQQQRRRQQQLQQPKQQQHQQLQHQQRRHPLPATLTLLLCLGIGLGMAATAAAAGGGGGGGAAPGSASGTAGSGFPSSYGSGSSSASSLGPGKPANLQLAPGSSASTGCSLAEFSCNNGRCVPLSKYCNNLNDCGDGSDEPRFCTRCNRTYYGDIGQTYALELHRPKQDRVPFVCVLTFTAAGGQHGDVVQVTLDSFTIGRFTSYVHEGCPDGYMQIAESARTPIGGMWCGTSWGPVLFYSETRSLIFTIRLNRLARDQSGYNFDFRIRYKVLSRDSSVTRYGGIKLAELAQWHNRSSFLNQQQQQQQQQQGSGIVEDFTNSTVARSDRYGQDFSLFSAYANNKTFMAALEKSLAKDEQNYTEPKYYLGDLIPGTYCSRIFSDCDKKPCRLQSPNFPGIYPRNLTCYYAVRQHDVPHGKHALILVKQPKGNLVWISTQETATANKMAPPPSASDKDKKFEPRLKTWNDCDYIQENVKPKWKSTDYVTVYDGYTIRDPIILKFCGGGQAVPAAVSSGPELLVEFSTSPFGTFTGTSSQVLPLYGFQLEVEVQFVDIQSPTYSKNKKPCEFWIRGAGRGILESPKHSLSPNSTCLYHLQGLGVFKTFDHLSLSRRTSSQSGMHQPLSRFKVWISVLKFNLDPEFGQMDETSVGAIGVLQTQEDCSGMLRIWDGTLRDAPVCKDLNCASETSSYNTLGHYAHNSTNVIARFCRGTIPRTCDRSNINETYARPCTISESYVSTSDAITLELRNTESTVLRPLDFKLKYEFIDLHQDGLPWGGGEHDCNRKFLSNMMDRKDPAIFRSVRNIFLFGRGGTRNLKCIYKFEAQRGERVRIKMRKVTTTNRACYSRVDEDINRSFCYGDTNVRIEIFERPYHDSILLHRGCMCNSSNQSHLPVEYTSTSRDVEVHFIAQNMTTLDDPDTVNFEGMFEFVKAPTSCKDGRRKFGPSGTIDMTFGDVECRSRPWLIEPSNGNKFLYVRLKAIFLSKHNPAKTLNTTYVQTDTWRCETKSRAVLTTSEGLTIVACPLSPDSSAYEFVEIFSSGWNERPNFAIVNRSRAISVEFLRPGNGEYSFNWMELIPRPTLSMAEDCQFKCAELGACVNASVWCDGVVHCPSGDDETFLQCSALMKLPAEILATLCLIFVLSCCAFAAFAYKKIKRKLRGSSVLQTRLKSLSSMDTAVLDEKEKKPVVETKI; encoded by the exons ATGACATTGAAATGGCGCCAGAAATACAAAAGCAGAAAAAGGCCAAAGAAACTGAAACAACGAATAATTGCAACAAACACTGccccagcaacagcagcagcaactgcaacagcaacaacaccaacaCATAAAGCAACAAAAGCAACCAGCAGACTGAGAGATACGAGGTGCGAACTGAGGCGGCACAGAAAATGGCTGCCAAATGAGCGACACAGAAGTGTGACTAAAATGCAGCTAAAAGTGGCGACAAATCCAACACAATGTCGTGCAATTAAAGCGACAGGAACACCAGAAACATCCACAATGACTTCCAGCTGCAGCAACCATTGtcagtcgcagcagcagcagcggcgacggcaacagcagttgcagcaaccgaaacagcagcaacatcagcagttGCAACATCAACAGCGGCGACATCCTCTTCCGGCAACGCTGACGCTGCTCCTCTGCCTGGGCATCGGCTTGGGCATGGCGGCCACAGCAGCTGCCgccggaggaggcggtggaggaggagctgcgcCCGGTTCCGCATCCGGAACAGCTGGCTCTGGCTTCCCCTCCAGTTACGGCTCTGGCTCCAGCTCCGCCAGCTCCTTGGGACCCGGCAAACCGGCCAATTTGCAACTGGCACCCGGATCCTCCGCCTCCACGGGCTGCTCCCTCGCCGAGTTCAGCTGCAACAACGGAAGGTGCGTGCCGCTCAGCAAGTACTGCAACAATCTGAACGACTGCGGCGACGGCAGCGATGAGCCGCGATTCTGCACAC GCTGTAATCGCACCTACTACGGGGACATCGGACAGACCTACGCCCTGGAGCTGCACCGCCCCAAACAGGATCGCGTGCCCTTCGTGTGTGTGCTCACCTTTACGGCGGCAGGTGGCCAGCACGGCGATGTGGTGCAG GTGACCCTGGACAGCTTCACGATTGGCAGGTTCACCTCGTACGTTCACGAGGGTTGTCCGGATGGATACATGCAGATAGCGGAGTCGGCCCGAACTCCAATCGGAGGCATGTGGTGCGGCACCTCCTGGGGACCAGTGCTCTTCTACAGCGAAACCCGCTCCCTTATATTTACCATCCGACTGAACAG ACTGGCGAGGGATCAGAGTGGCTACAACTTCGACTTCCGCATCAGATACAAGGTTCTGTCCAGGGACAGTTCGGTGACCCGCTACGGGGGCATTAAGCTGGCAG AGCTGGCCCAGTGGCACAACCGCAGCAGCTTCCtcaatcagcagcagcaacagcagcagcagcagcaaggcAGCGGCATCGTGGAGGACTTCACCAACTCCACTGTGGCCCGGTCGGATCGCTATGGCCAGGACTTCAGTCTCTTCAGCGCCTATGCCAACAACAAGACCTTCATGGCCGCGCTGGAGAAGTCACTGGCCAAGGACGAGCAGAACTACACGGAGCCCAAATACTACCTGG GTGACCTCATCCCCGGAACGTACTGCTCCAGGATTTTCAGCGACTGCGACAAGAAGCCGTGTCGCCTGCAGTCTCCCAACTTCCCCGGGATCTATCCGCGCAACCTCACCTGCTACTACGCAGTGCGACAG CACGACGTGCCCCATGGCAAACACGCCCTGATTCTAGTCAAACAGCCCAAGGGCAATCTGGTCTGGATTTCCACCCAGGAAACGGCCACGGCGAACAAAATGGCCCCTCCGCCgagtgccagcgacaaggatAAGAAGTTCGAGCCGAGGCTGAAAACATGGAATGACTGCGATTACATTCAG GAAAATGTAAAGCCCAAATGGAAATCCACG GACTACGTGACCGTATACGATGGTTACACCATACGTGACCCCATCATATTGAAGTTCTGCGGCGGAGGTCAGGCGGTGCCGGCGGCCGTTTCCAGCGGCCCGGAGCTTTTGGTCGAGTTCAGCACGTCGCCGTTTGGCACCTTCACCGGCACCTCGTCGCAGGTCCTGCCGCTCTACGGATTCCAGCTGGAG GTCGAAGTTCAGTTCGTGGATATCCAGAGTCCCACGTACTCGAAGAACAAGAAGCCCTGCGAGTTCTGGATCCGCGGAGCAGGTCGCGGCATCCTGGAGAGCCCCAAGCACTCGCTGTCTCCGAACTCCACGTGCCTGTACCACCTGCAGGGCTTGGGTGTCTTCAAGACCTTTGACCACCTGAGTTTGTCGCGCCGGACGAGCAGTCAGTCGGGGATGCATCAGCCACTCTCTCGTTTCAAGGTGTGGATTTCGGTGCTGAAGTTCAACCTGGACCCGGAGTTTGGCCAGATGGACGAGACGTCGGTGGGGGCCATTGGTGTGCTGCAGACGCAGGAGGATTGCAGTGGAATGCTGCGCATTTGGGATGGCACTCTGAGGGATGCACCCGTTTGCAAGGATTTAAATTG tGCCAGCGAGACGAGTAGCTACAATACCCTGGGCCACTATGCCCACAACTCCACCAATGTGATCGCCAGATTTTGTCGGGGCACCATACCACGCACCTGTGATCGGTCCAATATCAATGAGACCTACGCCAGACCCTGTACGATCTCCGAGAGCTATGTTTCTACCAGCGATGCCATCACTCTCGAGCTGCGCAACACAGAATCAACAGTTTTAAG ACCACTGGATTTCAAGCTGAAGTACGAGTTCATTGACCTGCACCAGGACGGCTTGCCCTGGGGTGGTGGCGAGCACGATTGCAACCGAAAGTTTCTCAGCAACATGATGGATCGCAAGGATCCAGCCATATTCCGCAGTGTGCGCAATATCTTCCTGTTCGGAAGAGGAGGCACTAGGAACCTCAAGTGTATCTACAAGTTCGAGGCTCAGCGAGGGGAAAGGGTCAGGATCAAGATGAGGAAAGTGACAACCACCAACAGAGCTTGCTACTCCCGAGTGGATGAGGACATCAACAGATCCTTTTGCTACGGTGACACCAATGTTAGAATTGAG ATCTTTGAGCGGCCCTACCACGATTCCATTCTGCTCCATCGAGGCTGCATGTGCAACTCCTCCAACCAATCCCACCTGCCTGTGGAGTACACTTCCACGAGTCGCGATGTGGAGGTTCACTTCATCGCCCAGAACATGACCACCTTGGACGATCCGGATACGGTCAATTTCGAGGGCATGTTCGAGTTCGTCAAGGCCCCAACTAGTTGTAAGGATGGTCGCCGCAAATTCGGACCCAGTGGCACCATAGACATGACCTTTGGAGAT gtGGAGTGCCGTTCAAGACCTTGGCTGATAGAGCCCTCGAATGGCAACAAGTTCTTGTACGTCCGGCTGAAGGCCATATTCCTGAGCAAACACAATCCCGCGAAGACTTTGAACACGACCTATGTTCAAACCGATACCTGGAGGTGTGAGACCAAGTCGAGGGCTGTGCTGACCACTTCAGAGG GTCTAACCATTGTGGCCTGTCCCCTGAGTCCCGACTCGAGTGCCTACGAATTTGTGGAGATCTTCAGTTCCGGTTGGAATGAAAGGCCCAACTTTGCCATTGTCAATCGATCGCGAGCCATCAGCGTGGAGTTCCTGCGACCTGGCAATGGAGAGTACTCTTTTAATTGGATGGAACTGATTCCCAGGCCCACGCTCAGCATGGCAG AGGACTGCCAGTTTAAGTGCGCCGAGCTGGGGGCCTGTGTGAATGCCAGTGTCTGGTGCGATGGCGTGGTCCACTGCCCTTCCGGCGACGATGAGACCTTCCTGCAGTGCTCGGCTTTGATGAAACTGCCCGCCGAGATCCTGGCCACCCTCTGCCTGATCTTTGTGCTCTCGTGTtgtgcttttgctgcctttgcCTACAA AAAAATCAAACGCAAGCTGCGCGGCTCCTCGGTGCTGCAGACGCGACTCAAATCGCTCAGCTCGATGGACACGGCTGTTCTGGATGAAAAGGAG AAAAAACCCGTCGTTGAGACCAAGATCTAA